From Erythrobacter sp. YJ-T3-07:
GCACCACCATGCGGGCCACATCGGCATCCTCGGCGTGGATCGCAAAGGCACCGAGAACTACCAACTGCTGCTCGGCGGATCGGAGGCGGAGGATACCAGCCTCGCCAAGATCACCGGCCCCGGCTTCGACGAGCATGGCATCGTCGACGCGGTCGAGACCGCCGCCGATGTCTACCTGCGCGAACGCCAGGATGGCGAGCGGTTCCTCGACACCTACCGCCGGATCGGCATGGCTCCGTTCAAGGAGGCGCTCTATGCCTGAGGCAACCACCATCCGCCTGCGCGACGATGCGCCCTGCATGGAGCCTGCGGTGACGCTGGAGGCCTTTGCCGAGCAGACCAACGCGGTCGCCGTGCGGATCGAACCGGGCGGCGACGCGCGCGAACTGCTGCCCTATCTCGACCGCCTGGCCCGGGTCGACATCGCCTTCCCCGCCTTCACCGACGGGCGCGGCTATTCCGCCGCGCGGATCCTGCGTGAAGCGGGCTTTGCGGGCGAACTGCGCGCGG
This genomic window contains:
- a CDS encoding DUF934 domain-containing protein translates to MPEATTIRLRDDAPCMEPAVTLEAFAEQTNAVAVRIEPGGDARELLPYLDRLARVDIAFPAFTDGRGYSAARILREAGFAGELRAVGDVLVDQLAYMRRCGFDAFAPDAPIDMADAEAAFARFPEVYQSAADPRTPIWALRHGRGEAR